The DNA sequence GATGTAAAATTTTTAAGGAAGCTACAAGATCACCAACACCAGTTTCTGCATCCTGTCCACTCCACAGGTCCTGATACATGGGAAGAGACAGACCAAAATCAAAGTGTGTATGGAGCCCATAGCCAAAGTAGATAGATTGCGATAAAAGGAATGCTCCCTCTTCACTACCTAACTTGTTTATATTGTTTGATGCCCAATCAGTCTTGAGAGAAACACCAGCATTGATTCCCCCCGCCCCCAGAGAATAAGCCGATACAGCACGCCCAATACCAAGCTGACCTTCACCGTTCATAACACTACCATGAACAAACGTTCCAAACACAAAAACCAAGGATAAAAGTAATCTATCCATCGCTCTCACGAGGACCTCCTTTTGGGTAAAGATGATGATTATACGGAACAGAAATGTTAGCTTATTACCGGATATAGTAAGCTAGCAAAAAGGACTCCATCTTTTACCTATGAGTATACACGTTCTATTCTAAATGTATACCCTACATCTCCACTAACTATTTTACTTTTGTAACTTTTTCCCTAATGCATTGTAAATATAAGAAATAGGTTTTTACTTAAGCGCTATAGTGATTTTATGCACAAAGGTAGCAATCAAGACATTTTATTGTGCACAACAGAGTACCTATTTGTAATCTTTTTCTAAAACAAGATTCTAATTCTCGAAAACATTCTTATTTACAACCAACCCGGTACTTTTCATTACCTTCAGGCCAGAACAATACTGAAGAATCTATTTAGTATCCATTTAACTTTTGTTCATAATTTCAGTGTACAAACAATAGCTGCGGGAAGATAGTTAACCCTTATTTTAATGAAGCAATGTACACTATGTTCTGGGGGGTAATTACCTGGGAATAGCTAATGATTATGTTTTTTTATTGGTATGAAATTATACTCAGGCACAAGTTAAAAGTACCTAACTCTGATTTTTTTAAATTCTCTAAGAGTTACCAACTCGTTATATCTGATACTTCCAAATTTTCTGTTTATCTTTGAAATAACATCACGACATTCATCCTCACGACTTCCATGAATCATCGTGTATACAGAGTATGGCCAGAGCTTGGATTTAAGGCGTTGATAACAGTGACTTACCTGAGGCAAAGAAGCAGCGAATGTACCCAGTGCTCCTATTTTGTCCTCAGCCGGGGCCCAGGCAACCATCACATTTGAGCTGAAACCGGCCTGAACCGGACGGAGTATTGCAGCAACCCTTCGAACCACTCCCGTTTCTGTATAAGTTTTTAGTTTTTCCACAATCTGCGGTTCGCTCATTTTTAGCTTTTGAGAAGCCGCAAGGAAGGGATGAGAAACAAGAGGTAAGTCTTTCTGAAGCTCCCGGACAAAAGCTCTGTCAATTTCAACAGAGGAAGCCCTGCTATTGGAAGCAGGAAGGATTGGCTCAGTAAAACGCTTTGATTTAAAGTCATCATTCATTTGAAGTCTGAAATCGATGGTAAAAGTACGAAGGGAAGGTAAATAGAGCCATTCACAGACTCCCGACTCTGAGGCCAGAAATGCGACCTGATCTCTAAGGTTATACTTTTGAGGAAGTGTGAGAGTAAACCAGATATTGAAGCAGCCATTTCTGAGATAGTTATGACTCACTCCCGGGTTTTGATTGAGACGTGCTGCGACGTTATCAATTGAACCGGACGCCACTTTAAAAGCAGCAAGTGTGCTTTGATATCCCAACTTTGTTGAATCAAAGATGGGGCTAATCTGACGAACTATCCCATCATTTTTAAGCTGTTGGATTCTTGATATGAGCTCCTGTTCCCGCATACCCAGCTTCTTTGCTATTTCAAGAAACGGGGTAACAGAAACAGGAAATTGGTGTTGTAGTAAATCAAGAATGGATCTGTCTATGGGTTGCATGCTTCTGCTTCCATCACTACTTTAACTGGCTTGAAGTGATCTCTTCAAGTACCATCCCAGCAGTCTTCACCGTAGTTTCAATATTTTCTGATGTATGTGCATATGAAACAAATGCCGCTTCAAATTGTGATGGAGCCATATAGATACCTCTTTTAAGCATTTCATTAAAGAATCGGCCATAGAGTTGTGTGTCACACGTAGTGGCATCCGTATAATTCTGTACAGT is a window from the Chitinispirillales bacterium ANBcel5 genome containing:
- a CDS encoding AsnC family transcriptional regulator, producing MQPIDRSILDLLQHQFPVSVTPFLEIAKKLGMREQELISRIQQLKNDGIVRQISPIFDSTKLGYQSTLAAFKVASGSIDNVAARLNQNPGVSHNYLRNGCFNIWFTLTLPQKYNLRDQVAFLASESGVCEWLYLPSLRTFTIDFRLQMNDDFKSKRFTEPILPASNSRASSVEIDRAFVRELQKDLPLVSHPFLAASQKLKMSEPQIVEKLKTYTETGVVRRVAAILRPVQAGFSSNVMVAWAPAEDKIGALGTFAASLPQVSHCYQRLKSKLWPYSVYTMIHGSREDECRDVISKINRKFGSIRYNELVTLREFKKIRVRYF